The genomic DNA AGTAGCCAGCCCAACCTACGGCGACCGTCGCGGCACCGAAGAGGTACTCGAGAATCAAGTCCCAGCCGATGATCCAGGCGACGAGCTCACCGAGCGTCGCGTATCCGTACGTGTACGCGCTTCCGGCGATCGGGATCATCGCTGCGAACTCGGCGTAACAGAGCCCCGCGAAAAGACAACCGACACCGGCGAGGATGAACGACAGCACGACGGCCGGACCCGCGTACTGCGCGGCTGCGGTACCCGTCAAAACGAAAATGCCGGCACCGATGATGGCTCCGATGCCGAGCGTTGTCAGGTTGAGCGCGCCGAGTGCGCGCTTGAGCGTGTGCTGTCCTTCGGTCGCGGCCTCCTGTTGGAGGAGGGAAATGCTCTTCGTCGACCACAAACCCATGGTGGTTTTCTCCAGGGAGGTGCGAAGTCGTCGCGGCAAAAGGGCGCCGCAGTGAGGGGGGAAACCGTTCGAGATTTACGGCGAACGATTCATATCGCAGCGCATGTGTTGTATACAGCGGCGCAACGCGTGAAGTTCGCCGCTCGCGGGGCGGCTTGTCAAGGAGGCGGGTCGTTGCGGGTATTGGTCGCTGCCAAAAATTGAAGCCCGCGAGCGATGCGCGCGGGCCCACCGAACCAACCAACAACCAGCCACCAACGACCAATCACAAACTGTAGTTAGGCGCTTCTCTCGTGATCGTCACATCGTGCGGATGCGACTCGCGAAGTCCGGCCATCGTTATGCGCACGAACTGCGTCTCCGAGCGGAGAGCGTCCACGCTGCTGCAGCCCACGTATCCCATGCCGCTCCGGAGGCCACCGACCATCTGGAACAACACGTCGCCGACCGGCCCCTTATACGGCACGCGACCCTCGATGCCCTCGGGAACCAGCTTCCGAGGTGAAAGCTCACCCTCCTGGAAGTAGCGGTCTGCGCTGCCGTCCTGCATCGCCGACAGACTGCCCATGCCGCGCACCATCTTGAATCGGCGACCCTCGAGCAAGAACGCCTCGCCAGGGCTCTCTTCGGTTCCGGCGAGCATCGATCCCATCATCACGCTCGACGCGCCAGCCGCGAGCGCTTTCACCGCGTCGCCGGAGTACTTGATGCCGCCATCGGCAATCACCGGAACATCACCGGCTCCCTCGACGGCTTCGAGAATCGCCGTCAGCTGAGGAACGCCGACACCGGTGACGACCCGCGTCGTGCAGATCGAGCCCGGCCCGACTCCGACTTTCACCGCGTCGACGCCACGCTCGACGAGCGCTTTCGCACCTTCCCGCGTCGCCACGTTGCCGGCAATGAGCTGCACTTCCGGGAATCGCTGTCGAATCTCGGCGGCGGCTACGAGCACCGCTTCGCTATGGCCGTGCGCGGTATCGATCACGATCGCATCGACACCCGCTTCGATGAGCGCCTTCCCGCGCACCACATAGTCGCCGGTGCTACCGATTGCTGCGGCGACACGCAAGCGACCGTACTGATCCTTGTTCGCATCAGGATACTGTCGGCGCTTGTGAATGTCTTTGACGGTGATCAGTCCGCGCAGCGTGCCCGTGTCGTCCACGACCGGCAATTTCTCGATTCGATGTTTCGCGAGAATCTCTTCCGCCGCGTCGAGCGTCGTCCCGACCGGCGCGGTCACAAGTCGATCGCGTGTCATCGCGTCGCGAAGCTGACGATCGAGATTGCGTTCGAACTGCAGATCGCGATTCGTGATGATGCCGACCAGCTTCCCATCTTCGTCGACGATCGGAACGCCGGAGATGCGGAAGCGATTCATGAGTGCATTCGCCTCGCGCACGGTGTCGCCGGGCCGCAGCGTGATCGGGTTCAGGATCATTCCCGATTCCGAGCGTTTCACCCGATCGACTTCGGCGGCCTGCCGATCGATTGACATGTTCTTGTGTAAGACGCCAATGCCGCCGGCGCGCGCCATGGCGATGGCCATCTCCGACTCGGTGACCGTATCCATGGCCGCGGAGACGAGCGGTACGCGCAGCTCGATGCCGCGTGTGAATCGCGATGATATGTCGACATCGCGTGGATGTGTAACCGAATGGGCAGGTACGAGGAGGACGTCGTCGAACGTCAGCGCGACGTCGATTCGAACGCGGGTGGCTGCCTGCTCGTCGGGAGCGTCCTTAATACGCGAAAGCCCGCTGCCTCGTCGATCGCGAGGCGCGGGCTGAGACGGAGGTCGAGTTGTGGTCGCCATGGCGAAATGTAGGCGCGTGCACTGCGGTGTGACAGTGCCCGCAGTCACTTACTCATTCACGATCGGCCGATGACCCGAAGACGACGTCGGATGCGACGCGGCAAAAAGAACGCAGCAGCCGCCAGCGCGCCCTGGAGATTGAGATCGGCGAGATCCTCCGCCTCACCGCCCCAATGATCGAGCAACACCATCCGTCCAGCGTTCGAGATCAATCGCTGCAGCGCGATCACCAGCAGATACACATCATCGACTTCACCAATGAACGGAATGAAATCCGGAATGAGATCGATCGGAGTAATGATGTATGCGATCGCACCGAAAACGAGCACCTTGTCAACCAACGCAACCCGTGGATCGGTAATGAGGCCGAACAGCAGTCGGAGGAAGTTCGGCAACTGACGGATGTAATGCAGGACTGTTCGCTTCGCACCCTTACGGGGAGCGCGACGTACTGCGTCTTCGTCACCAGGTGCACGCTCCGGCCGCGGCCGTCGTCGTGTTGCCGTTGCCATCAGAGCTTCTCCTCCCCGCTGCCCGGAACCTTGGTGTCATGTGCTGGCGACGACGCCTCGGGATTCGTCGTACCATTTCCTTGTGTCGGCGAGGACTGCGATGGCGTCTGGCCTGTCGTCGTCGATCGCGTCGCGCTCACGATATCGTTCGCTACCGAACGGCCTGCCGCGAGGGCTCCGTTCAGGACGTTCGCCGCGCGATTCATAAGGCCCACTGCTTCAGCGATCGTAGACGCCGAGACCTTCCCCGCGCGAAGTCGGTCTTCGACGGCCTCGGTGAATCGTGTGAACGGAGTCGCGACAGCCGGCTGTCGCTCGGCGTAGCGCGATTCCAGAAATTCGACGTAGTCTAGTATCTGATAACCACGCTCGTCAGGAAGCGTGTCCAGCTTTCTGAGGATACGTTCGCGAAGATGCTCGTTCATTGACGGCGGTCCTTGGAAAAAAGTTCACACAACTCGGGGGGCCGCACCGAATCACATGGGTGCGAGCTTCATGCCGAAAATCAAAAGTCGTCGCACGAGACCACGCGACGACTTCATCCTCAACAAGGCCGCGCCATGCTCGACCAGCGCGACTGGACCCGCGACATCTCGCCAATCATCCGCGCCAACGCGAACGATGTCCACGAGCATCAATGTGCACATAGGGCGTACGGTAGCGATCGCTCGTATAGACACCAAGTCCGCCGACGAGATCCGGGTGCGATTCCTCGACAGAGTCAACGGCATTCACCACGATCCGACTGTCGGCACGCGTGATTCGGCCATCGCCGTCGGCATCGATGACAACGTCCGCGGCATCGCCGTACTGATGGCGGCTGTCACGCGCGGCACGCTGCACTTGCGCGTTATGCGCCGGTGTGCGGAAGCCGGAGTGAACGTCCAATGCTACCATCGAATCCGCCGGCACTCCGCGCATCTTTGCCACCTGCGCAACAACCAACTCGAGCTTGTCGAGTAAACGCGGATTGAGCGCGACATACTTGGGCCACACGTCCGTCTGCGTGTCATGCGTCAGGAAGTCGCCGAGATGGAAGTGCTTGCTGACGCTGAGCTGGACGTCGCCAGGCTGCACCTCGATGAAGCCGTCGGGCGCATCGTCATCCCGACCGAACCGCTCGGATAGATACGTGCCGATCTTGTAGCCATTGAGCACTCCAGCGGATTTTTCCGCGAACGGCACCATGACCGCTAGCGTCGGCTCGGTGACACGCTCGGTGTCCATGGCCATCGAGTCCTGCGCCGAGCGGTGCAATAGCATCAGTTGGTAAAAGCCGGGCCGCGTAGGAGCTGCGATGCCGCCGGCCAGCGGCCGTGGCTCGGTCACCGGAGCGGATCCCGAGGCCGGCACCCACTCGTACTGAAATCCGGTTGGGTCGCCTGCCACGGCGAGTGGAAATTCAACGCGACGACCCGGGAGAGCGAAGCGGAGCTTCAACTCGCGACTCGTGCCGAATGCGTCGATCGACGCCCATGCCGTAGGGCCAACGAATTGTGCGAACGGAGAACGCGGCATTTCCGGAGCGTGGACGAATTGCATCGCTCCAATGGCCGCCACGCCAAACAAGGTGCTAGATGCCCAGGCCGCGCGACGCCCCGATTTCCGCTTTGTCGATGTCGAGGGTGCCGGTGCCGGCCGCTCATCGGCCGGCATCAGGATCTCCCCCAACGCGCACGCCAGCCGCGCACGTCGATGTGGGCGAATGGTCCGTGGCTGCGCGTAGCGCGGTACACGCCGACGCCGCCGGAGAGCTCGGGATGCTCCCGCTCGACTTTTTCAACGGCTTTGAGGATGACTTTCGCATCGCGCGAATCGACGCGGCCGTCGTGATTCAAATCGGCCATGCGTCCAGAGCCGTTGTCGATGTACACGTCGGCAGCATCACCGTACATGTGCCGACTCAGCTCCGCGCGGCCTCCGACTCGCCCGCCATGCCGGTTATACCACGGCGTTCTGAAGCCGCTCATGACAACCATGCGCCGGACGGGTACGCCATCGTGTTGCAGTTGAGCAATCACCAGCTCGAGCTTGTCGACAAGATCTTCGTTGAGTACCAGATACTTCGGCCACACCTCGCGCTGATCGTGAGTGAGGAAGTCCGAAAGCGTGAAGTGCTCCGAGATCTGCATGTTTTGGTTGTCCGGCGTCACCTCGATAAATCCATCGGGATTCTCGTACGCATCCGTCGTATTGCGGCCACGCTCGCTCGGCCAGAACCCCAACCGATAGAGCCCGACACGTCCCTTTTGCTTGTCCGTGAAGGGTCGCAGCGCGATGAACGAGAACGGGTGCGCAAGAATGCTATCCGGAACGGAATAAAGTCCAGGCCGCTCGACCGCAGAATCGCCGAAAAAGCGCGCAAAAAAGGGCAGCGCGAGAGTCGCGCGTGCCCTCGTTACCAGCCGCATGAGCAGCTTGCCACTGCGGCCCCTCAGGGAGTCGTCTGCCGGGTGCATAGCGCTCGAGGCGACCGCACCGCGGAGCAACGAGTCGGTTCCCACGGCTCTCACCGAAGGCGCGGCGATCGCCTCCGCCGGTGACAATGGGGCGACGAGCGCCAAGCCGACGCAGAGAAGGGTGAGGGCGGCGCGACTGGCGCCGGCCCGACCGGGAACCGTCATGATGTACGAGCCTCCTGAATGCTTTGACGACCAACGGCTCGGGGGGATAACCGTTAGCGTAAACCATGCTAAGTCGATGAGTTAGGAAAGCTCAGCGACGCGTGACACCGGAATATGGTGGCGTGTGCCGATCAACGCGCGCACGCCCGTGCTGCGCCACAACTTAACCAATGACGTGCCGAATCATTAGACTGCCAAGATCACGAAATGGTTGCCGCCCTGACCAATCGGACAGCGATCGGTACGAAGATCTAGTAGATGTATACCGGCGTTCCTACCGGAACAATGTTGTAAAGCGTTTCGATGTCTTCGTTTCTCAGTCTCACGCACCCGTGACTGACCGACCGGCCAATCGATGATGGGTCGTCGGTGCCGTGAAGCGCGTAGCCGTCACCGAGATTCAGTCGGAAGGTACCGAGCACCCCTCTGTATTTCCGTTGACGAGTGCCATACGGCGGGATGACAATGTTGCCATTGGCGAGGATCTCCTTGCCTTCCGCCGCCTCCAGCGGTTGCTCTTGCCCGTCGAGAGCGCGTTTGACCACGTCCATCCCGTCAACGATGATCTGACTGCCGTCGGCGAGGGCAATGTACTGTCCGCGATTGAGATGGATCAATCCGAGGCCGCGCTTCTGCGCCTGCTCGACAAAGTGCCAATCAGGTGGCACCCAATCCGGCTCCTGTTCCTTGGATTCCACGACCAGCCGGCCACGCGGCGTCTCGAAACGCCAATGACTGCCGCCGCCGCTCTTCTCGAGGATCTTCCCGCTTCCTGTCGCGACCTGTGTCGTGAAGAGCGTCGAGTCGGCGAGCTTGTACCAGAGACGATGATCGGCGATGGACACGACGACGTAGGGCTTGTCGCGCGTTGGGGCGTCGGGGCTGCTCGCCAGCATTTTGTTCAAGCTGTCGCTCGATTCACCTATCTCGCGGCGAATCTGATCGAGGAGGCCGGTGTTGTGATTGTAAACGATGCGACTGATGTCGCGCCGGTAGCGAATGTCGAGCGTGTTCGCGAACAACATTGTGCTCGCGACGATCGTGATTACGACGGTGGCGATGAGGATCCAGGCGATCCTGCCGCCGCTGCGAATGAACCGAATCAGCCCCATCTCGTGTGCTTGGCGTCAGCCATCAGTAGAAGTAAACGGTCATTCCCGCGTGGAGATTCGCGGCGATGGCCTGCAGATCGGCCGCTCGCGTCCGAACGCTTCCGGGGAGGACATACGTGGAGTCGTTGAGCGGACCCACGCTGGGGGGCGAGTAGATCACTGTGCCGCCGACGAGAACGACGGCCGCGGGTCCAAGTGCGCCCTTGAGCGTGCGGTCGCTCGGCACGGGCAGTCCTCTGTCCGTGTAGACCCACGTGGGAACCTCCCATGCGTCTGATCCGTCGAGTATTCGCTCGACGGTTCGGGTCCCGCGGGGAGCCACCATGTAGACGGTGTCTGGCGGGGTGCCGACTCGGCGCTCGGAGCCAACCTGAAGCGGCATCTCACGCAGCAACGCCCCGTCCTGCTCGAGGTACATGACCCCGCTGTCGACGGGGACCGCGAGATGGAGCTGCTTGTCGATCTGTGCCTGTCGCCTAACGAGCTCGATCATCATTCGAACTTTGTTTTGCTCGTTCGAAAGGATCGCGTCGGCCTGCTGGCGCTGGAGGCCGGACATGCTCTCGCGAAGACGTGCGTCCTCGTCGATGTAGCGGGTCCGCTTGCGAACGAGCCAGACGTCGAGAGCGATAAGGACGCACAGTGAGAAACCCATCGTGGCGAGAATGCCGGGATAGGCGCGCCGAAACTCACGCCACTGCGGACGGCGGCGCTCTGGAATTTGCGGCCGCTGAGGACCAGGAGGTGGCGGCGTGAAGAGCTGAGGCGTCGTTTGCTGCTGTTCCATCGTTCTTATGGGATTTCCAAAGGACCCATTGGTAGGTGTCTATTCGCGTGGGGCCCCTGAAATTGCAAGACTGGCGCCCTCAGCCAAAGGCACAGTTCCGCGACGCGCGCCCTGATTCGGGGCGGCAACCGTTGCTTTAACTGACGCTCATATCAGCGACGTCGCGGCACTGAGCTAGATTTCCCGCCCACACTACACCGGCCCCGAGTGTCGGGGTCCTCACCGCACGGCAAGCACCGGAACTGGATTCGATGGGCAAGGAGAGCAAGCGATCTGTTGTCTTGGTCGTTCTCGACGGCTGGGGATATCGCGCCGAACGTGACGGTAATGCCATTGCCTTGGCGCAGACGCCAACATGGGATGCGCTGACGGCGCGCTACCCGCGAACGCTGCTCTCGGCTTCGGGTCTGGCGGTTGGACTGCCGGAACATCAAATCGGCAACAGCGAGGTTGGGCATCTGAATCTGGGCGCCGGACGCATCGTGATGCAGGACCTGGTGCGAATCGATCGCGCCATTGCCGACGGCAGCTTTTTCCGCAACACCGCGTTTGTCGAGGCCTGCCAGCATGCGAAGCGCTCGCACGGCACCGTGCATCTCGTTGGGCTCATTGGCAAGGGGGGAGTGCACGCGATCGATCAGCACCTGTTCGCATTGATCGATCTGTGCGCACGCGAGCAGGTCCCGCGCATTGCGATTCACGCCATGCTCGACGGACGCGACACGATGCCGCGGTCGGGCCTCGGGTATATGCGTGAGCTCCTCGAGCGCGCGGGGGGTAGAGCCGTTGTCGCGAGCGTCGGTGGGCGCTACTACGGAATGGATCGCGATAAGCGTTGGGACCGCACGGAGAAGTGGTATCGCGTCGCGGTTCAGGGAGCCGGACCTCGCGAAAGCGACCCGCTTTCCGTGATTCGTGCCTCGTACGAACGCGACGTCACGGACGAATTCGTCGTGCCGACTGTCATCGTCCGCGATGGACGGCCTGTTGCGACAATGCGCGATGGTGACGTCGTGATCTGCTTCAATTACCGAGCGGACCGAATGCGCCAGATCGTACGCTCGCTTACGGAGCCCGATTTCGATGGATTCGACGTGTCCGGTCGGCCGTCGTTGCAGGTCGTGACGATGACGTCTTACGATCGCACCTTCGACGTCCCGGTCGCGTTCCCGCCGCACTCGATGAAGAACATCGTCGCCGAAGTGGTGTCGAATGCAGGAATGGCGATGTTCAAAACCGCGGAGACGGAGAAGTATGCGCACGTGACCTACTTCTTCAATGGCGGCATCGAGGCGCCCTTTCCCAAAGAAGATCGCGTGCTCGTCCCCAGCCAGAAGGTCGCGACCTATGATCTCTGCCCGGAGATGAGTGCCTTCGGAATCACCGACGTATTGTGCGACTCGATAGAGAAGAACGAGCATGAGTTCACGCTGTGCAACTATGCTAATGGGGATATGGTCGGTCATACGGGATCCATACCCGCAACGATCAAGGCCGTCGAAACGGTCGATCAATGTCTGGAGCGCGTCGTGAAGTCCGGGCAGAAAATCGGCGCGCGGTTGCTCGTCACGGCCGACCACGGCAACTGCGAGATGATGATCGATCCGGAGACGGGTGGGCCGCATACGGCGCATACGACGAATCCCGTGCCGCTCGTCGTCATCGATCCGGATGGCGATCGCCCGCTGCGCAGCGGCGGCGCGTTGCGTGACATTGGCCCGACGGTTCTGCGCATGCTTGGGCTGAAGCAGCCGATCGAGATGACCGGAACAGACTTGAGAGAGCAAGGAGCTCGTACGTGAGTTTTCGATACTCGGCGCTGATCGCGCTCGTTGTGGCTACCTCGTCCGCACGTGCGCAGGTGGGCTACCAACCCGCGCGAAGTCCCTACCTCGATTTAGAGTATTCGCAAGAGTTCACGCCGATCCTCGGCTACTACTTCGGCAGGATCGATCCTGCCGGCGTGGCGCCTAGCAATGGCGCGCTCGTGGGACTGCATTACGAGTGGCGCGCGGGCGGTCCGGCGCACCTCACCGGCGAGGTGGCGCATATCTCCTCGAGCCGAGTCGTGCTCGACCCATCGAAGCCGGCGACCACGAGAAATCTCGGCGAACAAAGCTGGCCGCTCTGGAGCGCCGATTTCGGTCTCGGCATGAGCCTCACCGGTGCGCGAAGCTGGCACCAGCTCGTTCCCGAGGTGAAAGCGGGCGTCGGCTTGATGTCGGATTTCAAGTCCGCCGACGTCGGCGGCTTCAAGTACGGCACCCGCTTTGCACTCACGTGGGGCGCTGCTTTGCGATACGTCCCTGGCGGCAGATATCAAATTCGCGCCGACTTCTCGAATCGATTGACCTCCATCAGATACCCTGACGTGTACTTTCGCCCAGCGACCGGTTTGACGCCGATCCTCACGGGCAAAGATCAGTCGGTGTGGAGAAACAATCCTTCGCTCTCGATCGGCGTCTCGTACCTATTTTCGCGATGAGGACGAGCCATGGCCCGCGACTTCGAAGACGTTCACGACATCGATGACCTGAGTGATGATGAGCTTCGAGGACTCGTGCGCGAACATCTCGCCTCAGATAGCGCGCTCGACATCGACGATCTCACGATCAACGTCGAGGATGGCCACGTGATTCTCGACGGTCGAGTGGGGACCGATGAGGAGCGTCGCATTGCCGAGCACATCGTCACAGACGTCCTCGGCGTGGAGGACTACGAGAACAACATCTTCGTCGATCCGGTGCGGCGCGCAACGAGCCCGGAGGCCGCAGATGACCTTCTCATCGATGAAGAGACGACGGAGGGGCGGCTCCTTGGCGACCGACCGGTGAGCCTGAGCTCGGAAGTGGAAGACCGCCTCGAGGACGAGGACGCGCAACTCTACGGAACGACCGACGTGGGCCACGCCATCGAGGAGGGAACGTCGTGGATTCCCCCGGAGGCGCCGACGCCGGAGGGCGTTCCCGGTGAGGACGAGCGGGGCGAGCTCGGAGAAGACCACTAGAACTGGTCCCCGCGCTCGGCGAATAAGGGTTAGGGTTCACGATTGGAGCGCCCTAGCCCTTTTTTATTTCTCGACATGCCAGCCTCTCTCACGCGGCGCGTCAGCTTCGCCGCGGCGCATCGCTACCGAATAGCCTCCTGGTCCGACGAGCGCAACGAGCAAGTATTCGGATTGTGCGCCCGCCCGAGCTATCACGGCCACAGCTACACCTGCGATGTGATGGTCCGTGGTGACATCGACGAGACGTCGGGCATGCTGATCGATCTTGGAGTGCTCGACCGCATTCTCGAGGTCGAAGTGCGACAGCGTTTCGATCATCGCAACATCAACCTCGACGTCGCGGAATTCGGCGAGGGGAAGATGGTTCCGACCGGAGAAAACCTGGCTCGCTTCATCTTCGCGCGTACCGCGGCTGCGCTTCGGGCCGCGAAGTCCGCGGCGCACGTCGTGAAGGTCACCGTTGCCGAGGACGCGACGCTCAGCGCGAGTTATAGCGAGGAGTGAGTGCGGCCGTGGCATTCGCCCGAGCCATTCGACAGCTTAGGGCATGATTTCTCGTTGCAGCGGAATGGTTCTGGCTGGCGGTTCCAACGCCCGCTTCGGCGGCGCGGCGAAGGGCTTGTTCGATCTGGGCGGGCGGCGCGTCGTCGACTGGACGCTGGAGGCCGTGAGCAAGGTGACCGATGAGCTTTTGCTCATCACGAACGACGCCGTCGTGCGGGCCGCGCTGCCGGAGGTCGCCGCGCGAGCAGATGCGCGTCCCGAGCGCGGCAGCCTCGTGGGCGTGCACAGTGCGCTGAGCTACTGCAACGAAGCCGCGCTCGTCGTCGGATGGGACATGCCCTTTCTCTCGCCCGAGCTGCTCCGGGCTTTGCGGCACGAAGGAGAAAAGGCTGGCGCCGCCGCGATTCCCGAAGGCTCAGATGGCCTCGAGCCACTCTGCGCGTATTACCCCAAGCCCTGCCTCGACGTGGCCGAACGACAACTCGCCCGGGGTGAGATGCGACTTTCAGCATTCGTCGCATCGCTATCCGACAAGATCGTCGTGGGCCTCGACGCAGTACGCCGCTTCGGCGTACCGGAGCGAATGTTCGCGAATTTGAACACCGCTGTCGAACTCGAAGCCGCCCGATCACTCGTTCGGGATGGCCACCGCACTCTCGAACTCACCGCGCCTTCAGAGACCCAATGATACGCCGCGCCGCGTCGCGCCTCATCGCGTTCAGCATCGTTGAAATTTTCTTCGCCGCCTGTGCGTCGAGTGGAGTCCTGCATCCCGCTGGCCGCGGCGGTGGTCAGCGCGCCGCACTCCGCGGGGCGATCGATTCCATGGCCGACGCGCCAGAATTTCACAACGCATTCTGGGGAATTCTCATCGTCGATCCGGAACGCGGGGACACGTTGTACTCACGCAATGCGGGCAAGCTGTTTCTGCCCGCGTCCAACATGAAGGTTGTAACGAGCTCGGTTGCGCTCGAGCAGCTCGGGGCGGACTTTACGTATCGCACTACGCTCCTCGCGCGAGGAGCGCTACGAGACAGCACGATCACCGGCGACGTCGCCGTCATCGGGCGGGGCGATCCGACGGTGAGCGACCACATGTGGATCGACGCAATGATTCCATTGCGCGCGATGGCGGACTCCCTGGCCGCGCGCGGAGTGAAGCACATCACCGGCCGGCTCGTTGCCATGGGGAATGCCTTTCCTGGTCCCGTTCTCGGCTACGGTTGGTCGTGGGAGGATCTCGAGTCGTCCTACTCGGCGGCAATCGACGAGCTGCTGTTCAACGAGGGCTTCAGCGAGATTCGTCTTCACGGTGGCGAACGCCCTGGCGACTCGGTGAGAGTCGAGGTGCGGCCCGCACACACCTTCCCCGCTCTCCGTGCAGACCTAACGACCATCGCGGCTCCGAGCTGTGTGGCCGGTGATTCGACGGTCACCACGCCCTGTCCCGTTACGCCGCCGCGCTTCGCGCGCCGGCGCGAATTGTCTATTCACAAGGATACGCTTCGAGGGGACGTCGTGGTCAGCGGCGGAGTCGTCGCCGGCGACAGCGTCACGTTGGAGGTCACTCATCGCGATCCGGACCTGGCGTATCTGGCCGCGCTCACCGAAGCGCTGCGCGATCGCGGGATCAGAGTCGATTCGGCGCCGGCAGTGAATGCCGACACCGCGATGGTCACCGGGGATACGCTCGTCACGTTCTTCTCGAAACCGTTGCGCGAGATCTTACCGGCGTTGCTCAAGCCATCGCAGAACCAGATCGCGGAGGTATTACTGCGCACGATCGGTCTCGAACGTGGCGGCTCGGGCACGGCGGACAGCGGCCGCAAGGTCGTCGAACGTCAACTCGCTGCGTGGGGCGTTCCCGCGAACACCTATGTCATTCGCGACGGCAGTGGCCTGTCTCGCTACGATTATCTCGCACCAGAAGCCCTCGTCCACATTCTCGACGTGATGCGCCGGTCGCCGAACTTTCAGCTGTTCTACGATGCATTGCCAATTGCTGGCGTCGACGGCACGATCAAGACGCGGATGCGCGGCACGCCAGCAGCGAACAACGTGCACGCGAAGACGGGGTCGGTGGCGAATGCACGCTCACTCTCGGGTTACGTCCGGACAGCGGGCGGCCGCGTATTGATCTTCAGCATGCTGGCCAACAACTGGACCGTATCCGCTGGGGACGTCACGCGAATGCAGGATTCGATCGCGGCGCG from Gemmatimonadaceae bacterium includes the following:
- a CDS encoding molybdenum cofactor guanylyltransferase, coding for MISRCSGMVLAGGSNARFGGAAKGLFDLGGRRVVDWTLEAVSKVTDELLLITNDAVVRAALPEVAARADARPERGSLVGVHSALSYCNEAALVVGWDMPFLSPELLRALRHEGEKAGAAAIPEGSDGLEPLCAYYPKPCLDVAERQLARGEMRLSAFVASLSDKIVVGLDAVRRFGVPERMFANLNTAVELEAARSLVRDGHRTLELTAPSETQ
- the dacB gene encoding D-alanyl-D-alanine carboxypeptidase/D-alanyl-D-alanine-endopeptidase yields the protein MIRRAASRLIAFSIVEIFFAACASSGVLHPAGRGGGQRAALRGAIDSMADAPEFHNAFWGILIVDPERGDTLYSRNAGKLFLPASNMKVVTSSVALEQLGADFTYRTTLLARGALRDSTITGDVAVIGRGDPTVSDHMWIDAMIPLRAMADSLAARGVKHITGRLVAMGNAFPGPVLGYGWSWEDLESSYSAAIDELLFNEGFSEIRLHGGERPGDSVRVEVRPAHTFPALRADLTTIAAPSCVAGDSTVTTPCPVTPPRFARRRELSIHKDTLRGDVVVSGGVVAGDSVTLEVTHRDPDLAYLAALTEALRDRGIRVDSAPAVNADTAMVTGDTLVTFFSKPLREILPALLKPSQNQIAEVLLRTIGLERGGSGTADSGRKVVERQLAAWGVPANTYVIRDGSGLSRYDYLAPEALVHILDVMRRSPNFQLFYDALPIAGVDGTIKTRMRGTPAANNVHAKTGSVANARSLSGYVRTAGGRVLIFSMLANNWTVSAGDVTRMQDSIAARLAALPLR